The following nucleotide sequence is from Alphaproteobacteria bacterium.
TGGAGGCGGCGCGCTCGGCGCTGCTGGCCCATGCCCACGCTGACTGACGATCTCGCCGTCTGGCTCGGCCGGGCGCCGGCGACGCTGGACCGGTTCGTGCCGGCGGCCGCGGTCGACCACGTCGGCACGGTCCGCCATGTCGGCGACGGCGTCGCCCAGGTGGTCGGCCTGCCGTGGACCCGGCTGGACGAGGTGCTGGCGTTCGAGGACGGCTCGCTCGGGCTTGCGTTCCAGGTCGACGCCGGCGCGGTCGGCTGCGTGCTGCTCAGCGGCGGCGCCGGGGTGGTCGCCGGCGCGCAGGTGCGCGGCACCGGCACGGTGGTGCGGGTGCCGGTGGGGCCCGAATTGCTGGGCCGGGTGATCGACCCGACCGGCGCGCCGCTGGACGGCGGGCCCGCGCCGGCGGCAACGCAGAGCCTGCCGATCGAGCGGCCGGCGCCGGCCATCGTCGACCGGGCGCTGGTGACGCAGCCGTTGCTGACCGGCATCACCGTTGTTGACGCGATGATCCCGCTCGGCCGCGGCCAGCGCGAGCTGATCATCGGCGACCGCAAGACCGGGAAGACCGCGATCGCGGTCGACACGGTGATCAACCAGCGCGGCTCCGACGTGGTCTCCGTCTATGCCGTGATCGGCCAGAAGGCTTCGACCGCCGCCGCCATCATCGAGGCGGTGCGCCGGCACGGCGCCTTCGAGCGCTGCGTGTTCGTGGTGGCCGGCGCCGGCGCGCCGCCCGGGGCGCAGTGGATCGCACCCTATGCCGCCTGCGCCATCGCCGAGTATTTCCGCGACCGGGGCCAGCATGCCCTGCTGGTTTTCGACGACCTGACCAAGCACGCCATCGTCTATCGCCAGATCGCGCTGCTGCTGCGCCGGCCGCCCGGGCGCGAGGCCTATCCCGGCGACATTTTCTATGTGCACGCCCGGCTGCTGGAGCGGGCGGCGCGGCTTTCGGACGACCTCGGCGGCGGCTCGCTGACCGCGCTGCCGATCGCCGAGACCCAGGCCGGCAACCTCAGCGCCTATATCCCGACCAACCTGATCTCGATCACCGACGGCCAGATCTACCTGGAGCCGAAGCTGTTCTACGAGGGCCAGAAGCCGGCGGTGAACGTCGGGCTCAGCGTGTCGCGGGTCGGCGGTAAGACCCAGCCGCCGGCGATCGGCAGCCTGGCCGAGAGCCTGAAGCTGGACTACGCCCAGTTCCTGGAGCTGGAGATCTTCACCCGCTTCGGCGCGATGACCGACGAGCGGACCCGCGCCCGCATCGCCCACGGCAACCGCATCCGCGCGATCCTGGCCCAGCCGCAATACCGTCCGCTCGGCGTCGGCGCGATGGCGGCGCTGCTGCTGGCGGTGCGCGAAGGCGTGCTCGACCCGCTGTCGCCGGCGGCGGTGGAGACGTTCAAGGCCGGCCTCGCCGACCGGCTGGCCGCCGCCTGCCCGCAGGTCGTCGCCCGCATCGACGCCAGCGCGGCAGTCGCCGACGAGGACCGGCCGGTGCTGCTGCAGGCGCTGTCCGCCTATGCCGGCACACTCGCGCCCGGCTAGCGGCGATGGAGGATGTCGCCCGGCTGCAGGCGCGCATCGCCAGCCTGCGCGAGCTGCGCGGCCTGTTCCGCGCCATGCGCGCGCTGGCCGCCGCCCATATGCAGGAAGCGGACGCCGCGCTCGGTGCCATCGGCCGCTATGCCGCGGTGGTGGAAGGCGCCATCGGCAAGACGACCGCGCTGGTCGGCGACGGCCTCGACCCGCTGCCGCCGGCTGCGGGCACGCCGGAGGGCGCCGACTGGCTGGTCGTCGTGCTGTCGGAGCACGGCTTCACCGGCGCGCTCGACCGCCGCCTGCTCGACCTGGCCGAGCGTGAGCGCGGTGCCGCACGGCTGGG
It contains:
- a CDS encoding F0F1 ATP synthase subunit alpha produces the protein MPTLTDDLAVWLGRAPATLDRFVPAAAVDHVGTVRHVGDGVAQVVGLPWTRLDEVLAFEDGSLGLAFQVDAGAVGCVLLSGGAGVVAGAQVRGTGTVVRVPVGPELLGRVIDPTGAPLDGGPAPAATQSLPIERPAPAIVDRALVTQPLLTGITVVDAMIPLGRGQRELIIGDRKTGKTAIAVDTVINQRGSDVVSVYAVIGQKASTAAAIIEAVRRHGAFERCVFVVAGAGAPPGAQWIAPYAACAIAEYFRDRGQHALLVFDDLTKHAIVYRQIALLLRRPPGREAYPGDIFYVHARLLERAARLSDDLGGGSLTALPIAETQAGNLSAYIPTNLISITDGQIYLEPKLFYEGQKPAVNVGLSVSRVGGKTQPPAIGSLAESLKLDYAQFLELEIFTRFGAMTDERTRARIAHGNRIRAILAQPQYRPLGVGAMAALLLAVREGVLDPLSPAAVETFKAGLADRLAAACPQVVARIDASAAVADEDRPVLLQALSAYAGTLAPG